Genomic DNA from Candidatus Zixiibacteriota bacterium:
TTCAAGATCGAGGATCTGAAAGACACCGGAGAAGACGTCAAGAAGGGGGGCGCACAAATCGAATACGAGGACCAGGATCCCGCCATCCACAGGATCTTCCTGGAAGAGTGCCGCAAGCGCGGGGCCGAGGCCAGAATGCCGACGTTCGGATCTCGGAGCCCGGGCGAAGAGACCGCCCGGGCCGGGACCGCAACGTGAACCGGGGTTCTCTGCTGGCCATGCCAAACTGGTTGTGATATAAAAGTAATTTCGGCAGGGGCCAGATGAAGCTTCCCCTTTTTCGCCCGCAAGGGGCGCGCCGCTGCGACCACGGCTTCACCTTGATCGAGCTTCTGGTGGTGGTGGCGATCATCGCATTGCTGGCCGCGGTCGCCATACCGCAGTTCATGGCCTACAGAAGCCGTGCGGTGGATACGGAGATGAAAAACGACCTCAAGAACGCGGCCATCGCGATGGAGAGCTACTACGCGGAATACCGTACGTATCCGTCCACGGTCGCGGCGATCCAGGCGGTCGGTTTTCGTCAGACCGACGGGGTTTCCCTGACGATTACGATCACGACGCCGACCTCCTACACGCTGACGGCGAGCAAGTCCAACGGCTCGCAGGCGAGCTTCACCTACGACAGCTCCACCGGACTGATCAACTAGGGCTCTGCCCGCCGCTACAGCCACTTCGCCTGTTTGAAGCGGTAGAACAGGTAAAGATCGATCACCGCCATCGCGAGCAGCGACAAGGGGTAGCCGTAGACCCAGCCCAGCTCCGGCATGTGCTGAAAATTCATCCCGTAGACTCCCGCGATCATCGTGGGGACCGCCACCAGAGCGCCGTAGGCGGCGAAGCGCTTGGTCACCTCGTTCTCCTGCATCGTGATCAACGAAAGGTTGACCGACATCGCCGTGGTCGCCATATCGCGCAACCCGTCGTTCGATTGATTGAGGCGGGTCAGGTGGTCGTAGATGTCGCGGAAATAATCCTGCAGGCCGGCGCAGATCTGCGGGACGCGACCCCCGAAAAGGCGGCTGGTCGCCTCGAGCAGCGGCTCGGTGGCGTGGCGGACGACGTTCAGCTTGCGCTTGAGCTCGTAGATCTGCTCGATCGTGGCGCGGCTGGATTGATTGGAAAAAATCCCGTCCTCGATCGTCTCCAGCTCGCTCTCGAGCGCGTCGAGAATCGGAAAGTAGCCGTCGACGACCGCGTCCATGAGCGCGTAGAGCACATAGCCGGGGCCGTGGCGCAACAGCTCGGGTTCCTTCTCGCAGCGCGCGCGCACGTCCGCGAAACCCCGCGCCGCCTGGCGGCGGACCGAAAGCACGTAGTTGCGCCCGGCGAAAATGTCGATCTCGCCCACGAGCAGCTCGGCTCCCGCCCGTTCGATCATGTGCAGCACGACGAAGAGCGAATCGCCGTACTCTTCGATCTTGGGCCGCTGGTGGCCGTGCTTGGCGTCTTCGACGGCGAGCTCCGGGAGCCCGAAAACCGCCTGCAGGGTTTCCAGCTCGCCGTTTTCCGGGTCCTTGAGCGCGATCCAGACGAAGGTCTCCGGCCGCGCGAGATAGTCCGGGACCTCGGCGACCGGAATGTCGGCGAGCTTTCTTCCTCCCTCGTACGCGGCGCAGTTGACGATCACCGCGGCCCCCGGGCAAACGTACCGCGAGGGCCTACCTCGGGGTTCTGAGAAAGAACGTCTGGCCGGTGACGAAGCGGGTGGCGTCGGAAAGCAGGTAGCGGATCAGGCCGTTGATCTCTTCCTTCGTGGTGAGGCCGTTCATGAGCGGGGGGACCTCCTGCCGTTTCTTGAACTCCTCGGGCGTCGAGCCGGCCCGGGACATCGGTGTGTCGGTGGCTCCCGGGCAGATGCAGTTGACGGTGACGCCGTGGGGCGCGAGCTCCATCGCGAGCGACTTGGTCAGGGCGATGACGCCGGCCTTGGACGCGGCGTAGTGCGCAGCGCGCGCCTGTCCCGCCACCCCGCGTCCCGAGGCGATGCTGATGATGCGGCCGGCGCGCCGCGCGATCATGTGTCGGGCGGCCGCCTGGGAGCACAGAAAAGCCCCCTTGAGGTTGATCCTCAGGACCCGATCCCATTCCTCCTCCGGCATATCGACGACCGGCACGCGCGTCATGACGCCCGCCCCGTTGAGCAGATAGTCGATCCGCCCGTACCGCCGAAGGGTTTCGGCCGTCATTCTCGCAACGCTCTCCTTGTCGCCGACGTCCACGCGGACCGCGAAAGCCTCGCCTCCCGCGCCGCGGATCTCGGCCGCGATCCTCTCCGCGGCCTCTTCCGCGTAGTCCGCAACCGCGACTTGCAGGCCCGCACCGCCGAGATCCTTGCAAACCGCCGATCCGATGCCGCCGGCCCCCCCGGTGACGATAATGACCCCTTCCATAATCGATCTCTCCCGCGATGGGTTCCTTGTGCCGTGTGGCGGACGCTATCATCGCCGCAAACCAGCGTCAATGGGAACGCCGCCGATTTCCCGTGGAAAAAGCGGTTCAGCGAATGCCTTTGCCGAGTTCGGTCGTGCACGGGCACTGCTCGGGAAAGCGCTCGCAGTCGACGTCGACCGCTCCGGCTGGTTTGAACTCGGCGCGCAGGGCCCGCGTCACGGCGAGCCAGACCGCCACGGTCGCCAGGGTGAGCCAGCTCATCCAGCGCGTGTCGAGGGGCATCGTGAGGACTCCGTCCGGAACGGCCTGTTTGAGCCAGACGAGAATGATCAGCGCGCCGCCCGCTTCGGCGACTCGAGCGCCGACGCCGTCCACCGCCAGCTTGACGGCGGAGCGTTCGGCGGAATCGACCGGAAGAAAAGCCTGTTCCCAGATCGATCGGTGAATCGAGGACCTGATCCCTCCCTCGGTGACTTTCAAGACCGATCGGCTGATCGCGGTGGCGGCCGCGGTCACGAACGTCGCGCCGCCGATCAGCGCCAGCGGCAGCACCATCAAGCCGCCGCGCAGGCCGATACGATCCTGGATTTTCGGAGTGGCGAACAGCTGAAGCAAGAGGGAGCCGAGGTTCAGCATGATGTAGAAGTTCGCGAAGAACCCGGTATTGCCCCTCGGCCCCAGCGCGGCGGCCGCTGCGGCGGCGTAGAACTGGAAATCGATCAGCAGCCCGGCGAGCGCTCCGGTCATCGAGATCAACAGCAGGGTGAGGGAATACTTGCTCCGCAGCGGGCCGAGAAAGCCGCTTTTGCTATCGACCGGCCCTTTGCGGGACGCGCTCGGGGGAAATCTCCGGTGCGTGCGCACCACCAGCGCGATAACCCCGACCACAAGCGCGGCTCCGGCGAAAACCAGCCATTTCGGATCGAGATGAGGAGCGAGCGCCTTCGAAATCAGGCCGCCAAGCATGCCCCCGGCAAGGCTCGAGGCTCCCATGTTGCTGAAGGCGCGCGCGGCGGCGCGCCTGTCGGTCGTCTCGAAGATGTCGGCGGCGAGGAGCCAGAGGCTCGCGAACAAGGGCCCGAAGGCCGCCGGGATGAGCATGAAGACAGCGAGGGTGAGCGGGCGACTGCCCGGCTGCAACCACGGCGCCGCGCCCGCCATCGCGGCCGCCGCAAGCAGCAAGAGGCCGATGCGCGCCCGCC
This window encodes:
- a CDS encoding type IV pilin protein; translation: MKLPLFRPQGARRCDHGFTLIELLVVVAIIALLAAVAIPQFMAYRSRAVDTEMKNDLKNAAIAMESYYAEYRTYPSTVAAIQAVGFRQTDGVSLTITITTPTSYTLTASKSNGSQASFTYDSSTGLIN
- the corA gene encoding magnesium/cobalt transporter CorA, producing MIVNCAAYEGGRKLADIPVAEVPDYLARPETFVWIALKDPENGELETLQAVFGLPELAVEDAKHGHQRPKIEEYGDSLFVVLHMIERAGAELLVGEIDIFAGRNYVLSVRRQAARGFADVRARCEKEPELLRHGPGYVLYALMDAVVDGYFPILDALESELETIEDGIFSNQSSRATIEQIYELKRKLNVVRHATEPLLEATSRLFGGRVPQICAGLQDYFRDIYDHLTRLNQSNDGLRDMATTAMSVNLSLITMQENEVTKRFAAYGALVAVPTMIAGVYGMNFQHMPELGWVYGYPLSLLAMAVIDLYLFYRFKQAKWL
- a CDS encoding SDR family NAD(P)-dependent oxidoreductase, whose protein sequence is MEGVIIVTGGAGGIGSAVCKDLGGAGLQVAVADYAEEAAERIAAEIRGAGGEAFAVRVDVGDKESVARMTAETLRRYGRIDYLLNGAGVMTRVPVVDMPEEEWDRVLRINLKGAFLCSQAAARHMIARRAGRIISIASGRGVAGQARAAHYAASKAGVIALTKSLAMELAPHGVTVNCICPGATDTPMSRAGSTPEEFKKRQEVPPLMNGLTTKEEINGLIRYLLSDATRFVTGQTFFLRTPR
- a CDS encoding Npt1/Npt2 family nucleotide transporter, which encodes MIDRSEQRLKTLLPASSLGLLTAAFIIAKTGRDALFFQGTSGLLQLPLIYINIAAASLPLAIIFVQAMKLWGARRARIGLLLLAAAAMAGAAPWLQPGSRPLTLAVFMLIPAAFGPLFASLWLLAADIFETTDRRAAARAFSNMGASSLAGGMLGGLISKALAPHLDPKWLVFAGAALVVGVIALVVRTHRRFPPSASRKGPVDSKSGFLGPLRSKYSLTLLLISMTGALAGLLIDFQFYAAAAAAALGPRGNTGFFANFYIMLNLGSLLLQLFATPKIQDRIGLRGGLMVLPLALIGGATFVTAAATAISRSVLKVTEGGIRSSIHRSIWEQAFLPVDSAERSAVKLAVDGVGARVAEAGGALIILVWLKQAVPDGVLTMPLDTRWMSWLTLATVAVWLAVTRALRAEFKPAGAVDVDCERFPEQCPCTTELGKGIR